The genomic region GAAAATGTGTAAAAAACGTGAGGTCACACAACCGGCATAAATTGCTTTAAATACAACGGAACAAGTTGATAGAGGCCCTCTCCATGCTGCTGCCAGATCTGCAACCCTGATTTGGCAATTTGCTGTACTGAAACAGCAAGCGGCATCTCATCAGGAAAATAAGCGCTCTCTCCAAAAATCTGCTGAATTTTATCCTTATAGAGCACTGCGCCTTGTCCTAAAAAACGTATGTGATAACCGTACAGCTTCATGTGCAGGACAGCAAGCAAGCGATCGATATTCATACAACCAACATCTTCCTGCACCGCATAGTACACGTCAAAACTGAATGCATTAAGCAACACAACCGTACTTTGTTCGTATTCGCTATCCGCATGTTCCTCTAAAAACGCATCCAACCCAGAGACACCGATCAAGGGAATCTTTGTTGCAAAGCCAATGCCATTCACCGTTGTGATAACCGTACGCAACGTACTAAATGGACCAGGTCCCTCGTTTGCTGTAATAAAAGAAAGATCCGATAACTGTAATGATGCCTCTCGTAATAATACATCAATCTGCGGTATCAAATCTCTACTAGCGTCAAACTTAGAAATAGTTGCAACGGAAATAACTGCATACTCTTTACAAAGCGCTATATCAACTGCTTCATAGGTGTGGGTAATTGCTAAAAAATATGTCATGAATTTTTAACTGCGATTCTTACATTTAGATTGTTGATAAAATACACTAAACGCATCAAACTCTATGCTCTTTTCCTTCTTCAATATGATTTTACCACAATTTAAACATTTCCACCCATCAAAGTTTAAAAAATGATCAAAAAATGATTGTAGAACCATCAGTCCTCCACACTTTTTACACTTCATTGCACCTGCTCCTTTTTTAGATATCAGGTGTCGTTCGAAAGAGATTGGTCGTTTGATATGTACAGTGATATCCGAACGCGCCTTTTATATTGATAAAAGATATTTACCGCAACCTTTTCTGTTAAGCTAATGTATCTTCTCCCTCATTGTCAAGATTGTCATCAGAACCGTTTTTTAAAAATTGCAAATGATCCAGATACGAGGAAAGAATGTACGCAGCTGCAATTGAATGACTCTGTCTTTTTTCTTCTTTTGAACGAGCTGGCTTTAACTCTTCTGCCAACTGACTCGTGTAGCTTTCATCCCAAAAAAGCCATTCAACTTGTGCAAAGAGAGATTCGAGTTCCTGTTTTTTTTCTTCTACTTTTATTGTCTGGGCAGTTTTTGTACCACGCATTGTTGTTGGATGCCCCACCACAACTGCCTTAATCGGCTCTTTCTGTAAAACCGTTGTTAAAAATAACACTAAATCTTTTGTTTCTACTGTTTGATATGGTCGTGCAAACATACCAAGCGCATCAGAAATAGCCGTTCCCGTCCATACATCACCAATATCAAGAGCTAAATTTTTCATACCTTTTTAATACCATCCAGACAGAGTGTACATAATTACCAAAGCCAGTATAATAAAAATACATAAATAGCACATCAACGGAACATAATCAATGCAATAATAACCGATCAATAAAAGGATTTCTTATGAACATGCACGAGATAATGGAGTTTCTGGGAATATATTTCTTAGGTTGGCCTCTCATCATCACCTGTCTTATTGTTGGGTTGGTTTGTACAATTGCTTTTAATTTCATTCAAATTCGTTATTTCTGTTCAATGTGGAGATCTATTTTAAGGCCTGCCGAAAAACTACAGGCCGGCGCAGATGTAACCCCTCTACAAGCATTTATTAACACCATGAGCGCCAACATCGGTAATGGTAGTCTTGCTGGTATGGCAGCTGCAATTGCCACCGGAGGTCCAGGTGCCGTATTTTGGGTTGCAGCTATTGGTGTTTTATTAATGTCAGTACGATTTGCCGAAGTATACTTAAGTATTTACTATGGCAAACAAAGCACCACCAGCTCGGGACTTGGCGGCCCTATGCTTTACCTGCAATACGTTCCTGGTGGATCAGTGCTGCCAACTATTTACGCAGCAGTGATGCTTGTAATGAGCTTGATTGTTGGTAATGCAATGCAAGTAAATACCATTGGACTGAGTTTAAACACCACGTGGGATATTCCTACTTGGATTACTGCAATAGTTTCTTCTGTGCTTATTTTTTACATTGTTACTGGCGGCGCACAACGTATATCAGCAGCATCTGAAAAAATTGTTCCCTTAAAAGTAATCATTTTTTTCAGCACAAGTTTAACAATCTTAGCATATCACTGGAATCAAATTGGATCGGCACTGCAACTCATATGGCATAGCGCCTTTCATGAAACAGCTGCCGTTGGTGCAGTGTTAGGGTTTAGCGTGCAACAAGCAATGCGTTTTGGTACCGCAACGTCAATCTTTGCTACAGAATCGGGTCTTGGATCAGCGGCAATTTTTTTTGGATTCACTAAAAGCAAAACCCCAATGCAAGACAGTATCCTTTCTATGCTTAACGCATTTATCACCACAATCGTCTGTGTTATAATTGGTCTCTGTATTATTGTCAGTGGCACGTGGACAACCGGACTTACGAGTTCACAACTCACTATTGCAACCTACCAAACAACATTTGGATCACTCGGCGGCTTGATTGTAACGTTCTTATCGATTGCGTTTGGAATTGGTGTTATTGTTTCCTTTGCGTATATCGTCAAAGAAACATGGGCCTTTTTAACCGGCGGCCGCTTTTCACTGTTTATTAACATTGTATATTGCCTCGTTGCCTTTGCGGGTACGTTAGCAAGCGTAAAAACGATCTTCAGTCTGGTAGAAATATTTAATGGTGCTGTGCTATTTATTAACCTGTATGGAATACTATGCCTTGTTCCTGTGGTTGCCAGAGAAGTATCCAAATTTAGAGCCGAGAAACATAACTAATGTGTAAGCATCATTCAATAGCGCATCTTCCTACACACTATCCTGTTACGTGTCACACTGATTATGTCGATGCTGGTTCCACGTTTGTTGCTATTGCCGGAGCAAACCACAATGGTCTTGCATTCGTTCCTTTAGCAATAGAAAAGGGCGCAACCAAAATAGTGGTACAAAAAAGTGTAATAATCCCTGATACACTCCGTGCGCTACTAAATCAAAAACAGATTGCTCTTGAGTATGTTGATGATACACGCAAAGCACTTGCGCAGTTAAGCGCTGAAGCTGCAGAATACCCAGCAGAAAAATTAAAAATAATTGGTATAACCGGAACGAAAGGGAAAACCACCACAACGTTCTTGTTATACCATATTTTACAAACTGCTGGATATAAAACAGCAATGCTCAGCACTGTGCAGAATGAGATTGATGGCGGTATATTGCCTGCTCAGCTGACCACACCACAACCTGATTATTTGCATCAATTTCTGAAAGTTTGCGTAGAAGAAGAAGTCGAATACGTTGTGATGGAAGTCGCAGCACAAGCAACCAGTTTATATCGCACCCACGGCATTCAATTTGATGCCGCAATTTTTACTAATCTCTCACAAGAACATGGTGAGTTTTACCCATCTATGGAAGATTATTTTGCTGCAAAATGCGCACTATTTGATCAGTTAAAACTGCATGGTACCATGCTCATCAACAGCGATGATACCTGGGGAAAAAAATTACTTGCACAACACCCAACAGCACAAACATTTGGACTAGAAACAGCTGCGAAATTTACTGCAGAACTTTCTGATGCATCACGCGCGTTTATTACTGCAGCAATCAAATGGGGTAAAAATTCTTTACCAATCACTTGTCCAACATTAATCGGAAACTACAATCTTTTAAATATTCTTGCTGCTGCCGGATGTGCTTTACAACTTGGCGTTAACTCACGAAAAATTGCCCGTGCGCTCGAAACATTCGAATCGATCCCCGGGCGACTGGAACGATATTTTTTAAACAATGGCGCTACCTGTATCATCGACTATGCGCACAACCCCTCTTCTTACACTGCACTCTTTTCCACATTACGCCCACTGACAAATCATTTAATTCTTGTTTTTGGTTGTGGCGGCCAACGAGATGCGGCGCGTAGACCAATCATGGGAGCAATTGCAGCAGAGTATGCTGACGTTATTATTTTAACATCCGACAATCCTCGTACAGAAAATCCTGCAGATATTATCGCAGATATCATGGCAGGGATCCCTGAACATAACCGGGCTAACGTGCGTCAAATACTCGATAGGCGCGCTGCTATTGAACACGCCTATGAACTTTCAGGACAAGGATCTATTTTTGTACTGCTTGGCAAAGGCCCTGATGAATATCAGATTATTGGTGATACCAAAACATATTTTAGCGAAGTTGCAATTTTAAATACCTTAGAATGAGATTCGCCTTACATCTACGCTTTCCAGGACTACGACGCGACACACTCCACATCAGGAAGTTTGTTCCCTGCCTCCCCCTTTTGAAATAATTGATCAACATCTCGCACAGCATCATTCACTATAGAAGTAAAATTATCTTGCGATTGATCTTGTTGCAAAAATGTGTTGACTCGTTGATTAATCTCTTTTCTAAGCTTGTCGGGAAAATTTTTCGTTTTATTTGCTCGTGCCTGTATTGAGAGTAGATAGTCAACAGCCTCTTGCATTCCTTGCGTAAATGCTTTATTTATACGATCTTTAATTTTTCCAAGATATGCTTCAAAATCTGGTCGTGATACATCTGCACGTTTTAAAAGTGCAACACCTTTATTAATCACTTGCAATCTATTTGTTGGAAACTTGCATACCATTTTTGCTTGATTACGTAAACTTGTGGCTTCATTAAGAACATATGCCCTACGTCCATATGTTAGGATCAGACGTGATTGTAATCGCCAAATGCGTATACCATCTGCGTATGCGGCAGCAATAAAACTACTGTCGCCGCTAATGGCAATGTCATCTGCTGCTGACGCACTCTCTCTAGGATCTTTCAATGTATGGGTAAGTTCTTCAGTTATAAGATTCCAAACATGTAAACTTCCGTCCTGTGTTGTTGTAACAATAAAACTCCCGTCTGGTGCAATAGCAATCTTGGTGCCGTGGGAGTCAACAGTGATAAAATCAAGCGGCTTGTTCCCATGAGCATCGGCAATATACAGTTTTTTATATTTTGCACTAACGATTAACGTACCATCAGCACTCATCGCTATACTATCTACATTTCTATTTTGACCAATATCAAAGGTAGCTTGAGGTTCTCCAGTATCGGCATTCCAAACAACAACGCCATGATCAGCATCTAATACCGTAGCAACAGCTTTACCATCTGCTGAAAGCGCTCGATGAACACAAGCTCTGTAATTTTTAATCTTTTTTGAAGTCCTGGTAAGAGCATCCCAAATAATCATCTGAGTCGCAGTGCCGGCAACAATTCTCCGGCCATCGCCACTAATAGCTTCAAGATCTTCCCTTATGCCACTATCAAATGTGCGTATTAATTTTTCAGTCACTGCATCCCAAATGGATACCTTTCCATACCGAGTAAGACCAGCAATAGTTTTACCGTCACTACTTACTGCTACATGGCTGATATACTTACTTCCCTCAATCGTTGTTGATAATATCCCCGCGTCTTTATCAAGAAAACTTGGTTCTTTATTTGAAAGAAAGGGACCCATATACTGAGTTGCCACTGTAGTCGGAACCCCACCAACCAATCTCAACATACCTTCATCATCATATTCTATCAGGCCTCGACGCCGCGCTCGTGCTGCTGCATCTTCGCTCTCCCAGCCCTCAAAATCTTCTCTATGCTGTCGCCATGCTTTCGAATGGACTTTTTTTTCACCTTCTTCTTTTTCTTCTTCTGGTGATCTAACTAATCTTTTGGGCTCGAGTGATTCTGCCAGCACCTGCTGCAACCCTTCATCATCTGCATCATCAAGGCCTTGCACTTCTTGCGCTGCTACCCGCTGTGCCGCTGCTACTGCCCGCGCACCACCTTCTCTTTTTAATCTATCTGCTTCTGCTTGCT from Candidatus Babeliales bacterium harbors:
- a CDS encoding PQQ-binding-like beta-propeller repeat protein, translated to MKVLKILLSVAVMSAACVPHVLYPAHPQEVLEEDAAARAEVARQLKLREFQQAEADRLKREGGARAVAAAQRVAAQEVQGLDDADDEGLQQVLAESLEPKRLVRSPEEEKEEGEKKVHSKAWRQHREDFEGWESEDAAARARRRGLIEYDDEGMLRLVGGVPTTVATQYMGPFLSNKEPSFLDKDAGILSTTIEGSKYISHVAVSSDGKTIAGLTRYGKVSIWDAVTEKLIRTFDSGIREDLEAISGDGRRIVAGTATQMIIWDALTRTSKKIKNYRACVHRALSADGKAVATVLDADHGVVVWNADTGEPQATFDIGQNRNVDSIAMSADGTLIVSAKYKKLYIADAHGNKPLDFITVDSHGTKIAIAPDGSFIVTTTQDGSLHVWNLITEELTHTLKDPRESASAADDIAISGDSSFIAAAYADGIRIWRLQSRLILTYGRRAYVLNEATSLRNQAKMVCKFPTNRLQVINKGVALLKRADVSRPDFEAYLGKIKDRINKAFTQGMQEAVDYLLSIQARANKTKNFPDKLRKEINQRVNTFLQQDQSQDNFTSIVNDAVRDVDQLFQKGEAGNKLPDVECVAS
- a CDS encoding UDP-N-acetylmuramoyl-L-alanyl-D-glutamate--2,6-diaminopimelate ligase translates to MCKHHSIAHLPTHYPVTCHTDYVDAGSTFVAIAGANHNGLAFVPLAIEKGATKIVVQKSVIIPDTLRALLNQKQIALEYVDDTRKALAQLSAEAAEYPAEKLKIIGITGTKGKTTTTFLLYHILQTAGYKTAMLSTVQNEIDGGILPAQLTTPQPDYLHQFLKVCVEEEVEYVVMEVAAQATSLYRTHGIQFDAAIFTNLSQEHGEFYPSMEDYFAAKCALFDQLKLHGTMLINSDDTWGKKLLAQHPTAQTFGLETAAKFTAELSDASRAFITAAIKWGKNSLPITCPTLIGNYNLLNILAAAGCALQLGVNSRKIARALETFESIPGRLERYFLNNGATCIIDYAHNPSSYTALFSTLRPLTNHLILVFGCGGQRDAARRPIMGAIAAEYADVIILTSDNPRTENPADIIADIMAGIPEHNRANVRQILDRRAAIEHAYELSGQGSIFVLLGKGPDEYQIIGDTKTYFSEVAILNTLE
- the tsaB gene encoding tRNA (adenosine(37)-N6)-threonylcarbamoyltransferase complex dimerization subunit type 1 TsaB — encoded protein: MTYFLAITHTYEAVDIALCKEYAVISVATISKFDASRDLIPQIDVLLREASLQLSDLSFITANEGPGPFSTLRTVITTVNGIGFATKIPLIGVSGLDAFLEEHADSEYEQSTVVLLNAFSFDVYYAVQEDVGCMNIDRLLAVLHMKLYGYHIRFLGQGAVLYKDKIQQIFGESAYFPDEMPLAVSVQQIAKSGLQIWQQHGEGLYQLVPLYLKQFMPVV
- the ruvX gene encoding Holliday junction resolvase RuvX encodes the protein MKNLALDIGDVWTGTAISDALGMFARPYQTVETKDLVLFLTTVLQKEPIKAVVVGHPTTMRGTKTAQTIKVEEKKQELESLFAQVEWLFWDESYTSQLAEELKPARSKEEKRQSHSIAAAYILSSYLDHLQFLKNGSDDNLDNEGEDTLA
- a CDS encoding amino acid carrier protein — its product is MNMHEIMEFLGIYFLGWPLIITCLIVGLVCTIAFNFIQIRYFCSMWRSILRPAEKLQAGADVTPLQAFINTMSANIGNGSLAGMAAAIATGGPGAVFWVAAIGVLLMSVRFAEVYLSIYYGKQSTTSSGLGGPMLYLQYVPGGSVLPTIYAAVMLVMSLIVGNAMQVNTIGLSLNTTWDIPTWITAIVSSVLIFYIVTGGAQRISAASEKIVPLKVIIFFSTSLTILAYHWNQIGSALQLIWHSAFHETAAVGAVLGFSVQQAMRFGTATSIFATESGLGSAAIFFGFTKSKTPMQDSILSMLNAFITTIVCVIIGLCIIVSGTWTTGLTSSQLTIATYQTTFGSLGGLIVTFLSIAFGIGVIVSFAYIVKETWAFLTGGRFSLFINIVYCLVAFAGTLASVKTIFSLVEIFNGAVLFINLYGILCLVPVVAREVSKFRAEKHN